One genomic region from Bacillus sp. SLBN-46 encodes:
- a CDS encoding alpha/beta fold hydrolase codes for MSQYSFLIVHGLGGSGPDHWQTWLAQELRQKNYHVCYPTFTEFDSPNKEVWLKELTAAIQTIPENQQLIVVTHSLGCLLWMHYAALNNKRIAKRVILVAPPSPEIVLKEATSFYPVPLEKRNLSRTGEETLFVHSSNDPYCHQQHRERYMNMGVPSIIFPKMGHINAKSGHGKWSWILDQCLAVENASMLV; via the coding sequence TTGAGCCAATACAGTTTTTTAATTGTCCATGGATTAGGTGGAAGCGGACCAGATCACTGGCAAACCTGGCTTGCACAGGAGTTGAGACAAAAAAATTATCACGTTTGTTATCCAACATTTACTGAGTTTGACTCACCCAACAAAGAAGTGTGGCTGAAAGAATTGACTGCAGCCATCCAGACAATTCCTGAAAATCAGCAATTGATCGTTGTTACACACAGCTTAGGTTGTTTACTTTGGATGCATTACGCTGCACTAAATAATAAGCGAATAGCTAAACGAGTCATTCTAGTTGCTCCTCCATCTCCAGAAATCGTCCTTAAGGAAGCGACATCTTTTTATCCAGTACCCTTAGAGAAGAGGAATCTATCAAGAACGGGTGAAGAAACCCTTTTTGTTCATTCATCAAATGACCCGTACTGCCATCAGCAACATAGGGAAAGGTATATGAATATGGGGGTGCCTTCTATTATCTTCCCAAAGATGGGGCATATTAATGCAAAGTCAGGTCATGGGAAGTGGTCCTGGATCTTGGACCAATGTTTGGCTGTTGAAAATGCCTCCATGCTTGTTTAA
- a CDS encoding DEAD/DEAH box helicase: MADFLSLGISPSLVEQLRGIGIAKPTPIQEQAIPFVMKGSDIIAQAQTGTGKTFAFILPILEKINTDATHIQALIVTPTRELALQITEEVEKLIADKTDVNVLAVYGGQDVAKQLKKLKRNPQIVVGTPGRLLDHIRRETIRLSEISYLVLDEADQMLQIGFLGEVEDIIRETPQTRQTMLFSATIPPEIRKLAKKHMREPEYIQVEKTQGPAESVKQIAIHTTDRAKQGTLIQLVETYRPFLALIFCRTKRRVSKLYDVLKAHGFSCDELHGDLSQAKREQVMKRFREAEIQLLIATDVAARGLDVEGVTHVFNYDIPQDTESYIHRIGRTGRAGMTGLAITFYTSDDRPALELIEDELNITIPKQNIGNTNSTEESQKDTRKPRPVGQKERRGGRKENSPERGRQDRPIKGKKTSTPSKGFKSGRNGTKSGSPRNKGTKTGSTRNKQR, from the coding sequence TTGGCAGATTTTTTATCATTGGGTATTTCCCCATCGTTAGTAGAACAACTTCGAGGCATAGGTATTGCAAAACCCACACCCATTCAAGAACAAGCGATTCCTTTTGTAATGAAGGGCAGTGATATTATCGCTCAAGCACAAACAGGGACTGGAAAGACGTTTGCATTTATCCTGCCAATACTTGAAAAGATTAATACTGATGCAACACATATTCAAGCGCTGATCGTGACACCTACAAGGGAGCTTGCCTTGCAAATCACAGAAGAAGTGGAAAAATTGATTGCTGATAAGACGGATGTAAATGTATTAGCCGTCTATGGTGGCCAGGACGTGGCAAAACAGTTAAAAAAATTAAAAAGAAACCCACAAATTGTGGTTGGAACACCTGGTCGTCTATTGGATCATATTAGAAGAGAAACAATTAGATTATCAGAAATCTCCTATCTTGTTTTAGATGAAGCAGATCAAATGCTGCAAATTGGATTCTTAGGAGAAGTAGAGGATATTATCAGAGAAACGCCTCAGACAAGGCAGACTATGTTGTTTTCGGCCACCATTCCTCCTGAAATACGCAAGTTAGCCAAAAAGCATATGCGAGAACCTGAATACATCCAAGTGGAAAAAACACAGGGACCTGCTGAAAGTGTGAAACAGATTGCTATTCATACAACCGATCGGGCAAAACAAGGCACACTTATTCAATTAGTTGAAACCTATCGGCCTTTTTTAGCGTTAATTTTTTGCCGAACGAAACGAAGAGTCAGTAAGCTTTATGATGTCTTAAAAGCTCACGGTTTTTCATGTGATGAGCTGCACGGGGACTTATCACAAGCAAAAAGAGAACAAGTAATGAAGCGATTTAGAGAGGCTGAGATTCAGCTATTAATTGCAACGGATGTCGCAGCAAGAGGATTGGATGTAGAAGGAGTTACTCATGTATTCAATTATGATATTCCTCAGGATACTGAAAGCTACATTCATCGGATAGGACGAACAGGCAGAGCAGGAATGACAGGTTTGGCCATTACTTTTTACACCTCAGACGACCGTCCTGCTCTCGAATTAATTGAAGATGAGCTAAACATTACGATTCCAAAGCAAAACATAGGAAACACAAATAGCACAGAAGAGAGTCAGAAGGATACTAGAAAACCCCGTCCGGTTGGCCAAAAAGAAAGACGTGGAGGAAGAAAAGAAAACTCTCCAGAGCGTGGGAGACAGGATAGACCGATCAAGGGAAAAAAAACCAGCACACCTTCCAAAGGATTTAAGTCTGGAAGAAATGGAACAAAAAGTGGTTCGCCTAGAAATAAAGGAACAAAAACGGGATCAACAAGAAATAAACAGCGGTAA
- a CDS encoding sodium:solute symporter family transporter: MNTAAFTMFLCIVFVTLIITYYASKRTKNASEFYTAGGGLTGWQNGLAIAGDYMSAASFLGIAGAVALTGFDGFFYSIGFLVAYLVVLYIVAEPMRNLGKYTFADMIASRFDAKKVRGFAAMNTVTISIFYMIAQLVGAGALIKLLLGLEYTTSVLIVGVLMTVYVIFGGMHATSWVQIIKAVLLMGGTFVISIIVFAKFNYSITDMFAQMKTATPLKETFLNPGVKYKIGLDTISLNMGLVLGTAGLPHILVRFFTVKDAKTARSSVVYATWIIGIFYVMTIFLGFGAAAFVGTSKIVAANPAGNMAAPLLAQALGGNMLFAFISAVAFATILAVVAGLVLTAASAFAHDFYNEILKKGKATEKQQVSMARWASIGVSVISIILALGAQTLNVAFLVSLAFAVAASANLPVIIYTIYWKRFNTSGAIWAMVVGLISAIGLVIISPNVFSPEVGKAIFVGNPIFPYTTPGILSIPLGFLAGYLGTIFSSQKADVKKYEEVLVKSNTGIKAGI, encoded by the coding sequence ATGAATACAGCTGCTTTTACGATGTTTCTTTGTATTGTTTTTGTCACTTTAATCATTACCTATTACGCTTCGAAACGGACGAAGAATGCTAGTGAATTTTATACGGCTGGTGGGGGATTGACAGGATGGCAAAATGGACTTGCCATTGCAGGTGATTATATGTCTGCCGCATCCTTTCTAGGGATAGCTGGTGCAGTAGCCTTAACCGGTTTTGATGGATTCTTTTACAGTATCGGTTTCCTTGTTGCATATCTAGTGGTTCTTTATATCGTAGCTGAACCTATGCGTAACCTTGGAAAATATACCTTTGCGGATATGATTGCCTCCCGTTTTGATGCGAAGAAAGTACGTGGATTTGCTGCCATGAACACTGTTACAATTTCCATTTTTTATATGATCGCTCAGCTAGTAGGAGCAGGTGCACTCATTAAATTATTATTAGGCTTAGAATACACAACCTCTGTATTAATTGTTGGTGTGTTAATGACAGTGTATGTTATTTTTGGAGGCATGCACGCAACAAGCTGGGTACAAATCATTAAAGCAGTTCTATTAATGGGTGGGACCTTCGTCATTTCTATTATTGTTTTTGCTAAGTTTAACTACAGTATTACAGATATGTTTGCTCAGATGAAAACCGCCACACCTTTAAAGGAAACATTCCTAAATCCTGGTGTGAAGTATAAAATTGGGCTTGATACAATTTCCTTAAACATGGGCCTCGTTCTCGGAACAGCAGGACTTCCTCATATTTTAGTCCGCTTTTTCACCGTTAAGGATGCTAAGACTGCTCGCAGTTCCGTTGTTTACGCTACATGGATTATTGGAATCTTTTATGTGATGACTATTTTCCTTGGCTTTGGTGCAGCTGCCTTTGTTGGTACAAGTAAAATTGTGGCCGCGAATCCTGCAGGTAATATGGCTGCTCCGCTTTTGGCCCAGGCCTTAGGTGGCAATATGTTGTTTGCATTCATCTCTGCCGTAGCATTTGCTACCATCCTAGCAGTTGTGGCTGGGCTCGTTCTAACAGCAGCCTCTGCATTTGCCCATGATTTTTACAATGAAATCCTGAAAAAGGGTAAAGCAACCGAGAAACAGCAAGTAAGCATGGCACGTTGGGCTTCTATTGGTGTTTCCGTCATTTCTATTATTCTTGCTTTAGGGGCTCAAACCCTTAATGTGGCTTTCTTAGTTTCACTCGCCTTTGCTGTTGCCGCCAGTGCAAATCTTCCTGTCATTATCTACACTATTTACTGGAAGCGATTTAATACATCTGGTGCAATCTGGGCAATGGTGGTTGGATTGATTTCGGCAATTGGGCTGGTGATTATTAGTCCGAATGTGTTCAGTCCTGAAGTAGGAAAAGCTATTTTTGTTGGGAATCCTATCTTCCCTTATACCACACCGGGAATCCTTTCTATTCCGCTTGGCTTCCTTGCAGGTTATCTTGGAACGATCTTCTCTAGCCAAAAGGCAGATGTGAAGAAATATGAAGAAGTATTAGTTAAATCAAATACAGGAATAAAAGCAGGTATTTAA
- a CDS encoding DUF485 domain-containing protein, with the protein MEAKQIKVNTESDYSSIVQSSSFQTLLSEKKKFIIPITIFFFCFYFALPILTSYTTVLNHKFIGSITWAWVFAFLQFVMTWVLCMLYSKKAARFDELAAQVVEEGGKS; encoded by the coding sequence TTGGAGGCAAAACAAATAAAGGTTAATACTGAAAGCGATTACAGTTCCATTGTTCAATCATCATCTTTCCAGACATTACTCTCCGAAAAGAAAAAATTTATCATTCCCATTACCATTTTCTTTTTCTGTTTTTATTTTGCATTGCCCATTTTAACTTCTTATACCACGGTATTAAACCACAAGTTTATCGGCAGCATCACTTGGGCATGGGTTTTTGCTTTCTTACAATTCGTAATGACATGGGTTTTGTGCATGCTCTACTCGAAAAAGGCAGCAAGATTTGATGAATTAGCTGCTCAAGTGGTTGAAGAAGGAGGAAAAAGCTAA